A single genomic interval of Aedes aegypti strain LVP_AGWG chromosome 1, AaegL5.0 Primary Assembly, whole genome shotgun sequence harbors:
- the LOC5567828 gene encoding transmembrane protein 179, whose translation MALSNVLILSQVAGHVIGLILSLCMFIPLSIHVHSFNGHCLLFATGTWQEKDGLFDVSWPSEANCNYPILVGVALFVISGLQIYRLAILVYRELESSFLALFFDVVFSVSLCAMTIVAAIIITLGFMTWCGEMTERFPSCEVADGQNITNVELNISTSGFYIEMGTAQFGAWASFATWVGLSVFALLKLINNHQLRNMKVSMYIERQRLVNEDVYRGTTSELPVGAAAGTAGSPGENLID comes from the exons ATGGCCCTGTCCAATGTGCTCATCCTAAGCCAGGTGGCCGGCCATGTCATCGGTCTGATCCTGTCGCTGTGCATGTTCATTCCCCTGTCGATTCACGTCCACTCGTTCAA TGGCCACTGTCTGTTGTTCGCTACCGGAACCTGGCAGGAGAAAGATGGCCTTTTTGACGTGAGCTGGCCATCGGAGGCCAACTGCAACTATCCGATTCTGGTTGGGGTGGCGCTGTTTGTCATCTCCGGTTTGCAGATCTATAG GTTGGCCATTTTGGTGTACCGTGAACTGGAAAGCTCCTTTCTGGCGCTGTTCTTCGATGTGGTCTTTAGTGTAAGCCTGTGCGCCATGACGATCGTAGCGGCAATCATCATCACACTCGGATTCATGACCTGGTGCGGCGAAATGACCGAGCGTTTCCCATC GTGTGAAGTGGCCGACGGGCAGAACATCACCAACGTGGAACTGAACATCTCGACTTCGGGCTTCTACATCGAGATGGGGACGGCCCAGTTCGGAGCTTGGGCGTCGTTTGCCACCTGGGTGGGACTGTCGGTGTTTGCCCTGCTGAAGCTGATCAATAATCACCAGTTGCGGAACATGAAGGTATCGATGTACATCGAGCGCCAGCGGCTAGTCAACGAGGACGTATACCGGGGAACGACCTCGGAACTGCCTGTAGGAGCAGCTGCCGGCACGGCTGGTTCTCCCGGTGAGAACCTTATCGATTGA